The sequence TTGGTGATCTTGTCGATCCGCTTCTTCTTGTTCGTGATAGCCCTTTTTTGTACCTGTTCCAAAATCTCATTACTGGCCATGCCGATGCTCTTGCAATCTTTTGCGTCCCGGATAATCTATCATCCATCCATGCGCTCACCAGCTTTGAGCGATTAGCCGCTAAGTGGAATGTTGATATTGAACTCTTTGAGGTCGTTCGTTCGGGTCGATTATATAATTTACAATTTTATGATTCCGTTCGCAAAAAATGGTCTATTCCTTGGCACAGTATTCAATCGGATATGTTATCAGTGGATCCTTCTCTCACCTCTTATTTGGAGATGATCACCTACTTCCGAAGTAGGCCTCAGATACGCTTGATCGAACTCGACTTGCAAATCCTAAATGCCGTTCAATCTGGGATCTCTGGAGTCGCCCGCATCCGGCAAGCTGTAAAAAGCGGGCAGAACATCGTTATCAAGCGTCTGCGGCTATTGAAAAGACATGGCCTTATCATTCGTTTTTCCGAACTGCACAATGTGGGACTTGTTGAACGTATTGTACTCCAGACTGAGGATCGGACTGCTGTTCACCAACTTGCATATCTCTCTTTTCGGTTGCCTGTTGCAACTCTCTCTCTCAGTTCTGAAAATCAATTGACCGTTGTCTTGGATCTGCCTGCTGGCGACTCAACAAGACTTCTTCGTGTCATTGATTCACTTGATGCGGACATCTTCACGGCATTACTTGGAGAACCGCTCTATGGCGGTTGGAAAATTCCTCTTCACCTTTGGAACACATCATTACAGATGTGGGATTCCCCTGTCAATCAGATCCGCAGCTGGCTGGACCAACTTCTCTGACAACGGATGGGCGTAGACCACCTATTTGTTAATGCAATGATCGGTCCGTGTAGTCTTTGTAGTAGTCATGATGTCATACTCCATTCTCAATATCATAATCATATAGGTAAAGATGATATGTTCGTCTTACAGCAAAATCCTTGTTTGATTTTGCATCTCAACAATTCG comes from Candidatus Thorarchaeota archaeon and encodes:
- a CDS encoding winged helix-turn-helix transcriptional regulator produces the protein MMMKRDPPSPLSQSKREQESKLWKMYASLISKEIGLRTLSAQVPLNIPALWGDLVETYSADIELAPDAPLEQHIPLAGAIAFACMNQVLSAYPVCDSCRIDMSLEFARQQLPVQESERWLNLWQKTTPKIQVPPNLVYYPSKYFSFLYSLTEKVGLYQLIRELTSLYRGDIELHFSDYVRYLSRRFRYFSTGIDKTEIKLIETFLNHPEKSVRDIAQELGMSPQWVSTKTADLKARGILRQFDWSPFSRINIRMFHVFLTGVGDLVDPLLLVRDSPFLYLFQNLITGHADALAIFCVPDNLSSIHALTSFERLAAKWNVDIELFEVVRSGRLYNLQFYDSVRKKWSIPWHSIQSDMLSVDPSLTSYLEMITYFRSRPQIRLIELDLQILNAVQSGISGVARIRQAVKSGQNIVIKRLRLLKRHGLIIRFSELHNVGLVERIVLQTEDRTAVHQLAYLSFRLPVATLSLSSENQLTVVLDLPAGDSTRLLRVIDSLDADIFTALLGEPLYGGWKIPLHLWNTSLQMWDSPVNQIRSWLDQLL